In Carya illinoinensis cultivar Pawnee chromosome 6, C.illinoinensisPawnee_v1, whole genome shotgun sequence, a single genomic region encodes these proteins:
- the LOC122314352 gene encoding repressor of RNA polymerase III transcription MAF1 homolog, whose amino-acid sequence MKFLEYTPLDRLNDFLTHLNLGDSTIKGCLEAYSCKHTGTDKKLSVSLENEILDYLGNSSDTDSSSPSDFLLSRTSRKTLIYLVLTLNHMYPDYDFSTVKAHQFFTEESWDIFKQIFDTYMFEASKEWIETNGSSSLLETLYKALDEVVKLTECEIYSYNPDSDADPFLERGAIWSFNFFFYNRKLKRVVSFRLCCLSNLVADEFRMVELPCEEDSEIFDVFDDMDMRVQ is encoded by the exons ATGAAGTTCTTAGAATACACTCCTCTGGATAG attAAATGATTTCTTGACTCATTTAAATCTTGGAGACAGTACCATTAAAGGATGCCTTGAGGCTTACTCGT gcAAACACACTGGAACGGATAAGAAACTGTCTGTCAGCTTGGAGAATGAG ATCCTTGATTATCTTGGGAATTCTTCAGACACTGACTCTTCCTCGCCATCTGATTTCTTGTTGAGCCGAACCAG CCGAAAGACATTGATCTACCTGGTGCTTACACTCAATCACATGTATCCAGATTATGACTTCAG TACAGTGAAAGCTCACCAATTCTTCACAGAGGAAAGCTGGGACATTTTTAAGCAAATTTTTGATACCTACATGTTTGAAGCCTCAAAG GAATGGATTGAGACCAATGGGAGCAGTTCTCTGCTGGAGACCTTGTACAAGGCTTTGGATGAG GTTGTAAAGTTAACAGAATGTGAAATTTACAGTTACAATCCAGACTCTGATGCTGATCCTTTTTTGGAGAGGGGAGCCAT atGGTCTTTCAATTTCTTCTTCTACAACAGGAAACTAAAACGGGTTGTGAGTTTTCGTTTGTGCTGTTTAAG TAATTTGGTGGCTGATGAATTTCGTATGGTTGAATTACCTTGTGAGGAAGATTCGGAGATCTTTGATGTTTTCGATGACATGGACATGAGAGTACAATAA